In the Campylobacter sputorum subsp. sputorum genome, ATAATCTTGAAAATGTATCCAAAGCTGTGAAAATTTTTACAGATAATGATGGACTTGCGATATCTCCACGCCGCCAAACAATATCTACAAGTGGATTAAGCTCGCAGATAAAAAAACTTGGAGATATGGATTTGGGCGTTCTTTTAGCGATATCGCTTCACGCTGTAAATGATGAGCTTAGAGAGAAACTTATGCCGATAAATAGAGCTTATAATATAGCTTCTATAATGGATGCTGTTAGAAATTTTCCAATTGATATGAGAAAAAGAGTTATGTTTGAATATCTTATGCTTGATGGCGTAAATGATAGTTTAAATGACGCAAAAACTCTTGTTAAACTACTAAATGGTATAAAAGCAAAGGTAAATTTGATATATTTTAATCCGCATTTTGGTTCTAAATTTAAAAGACCAAGTGAAGAAAATATGATAAAATTTCAAGATTATATGTCTGCTCATGGTGTAACTTGCACTATAAGACAAAGTAAAGGTATCGACATAAGTGCAGCTTGTGGACAACTTAGAGAAAGAAGTAAAAATGAGTCTGCTTGATATAGTTCAAATTATTTTTATATCTATTGTAGTTATAATTTCAATGTTTTATTTTATAAAAGTTTTAAAAGATGATAA is a window encoding:
- the rlmN gene encoding 23S rRNA (adenine(2503)-C(2))-methyltransferase RlmN codes for the protein MKNLLDFSQAELSEFIEPKFRAKQIFEWIYKKKAKSFDDMTNLPKDLRENLKQNFYIDPLKKIKSEHSKDGSIKYLFELKDGKTIETVLLPMKEEQIDDNGKIIRHARYTICVSSQVGCKIGCAFCLTAKGGFVRNLTAGEILAQVLYLKNDNDIPYERRVNIVYMGMGEPLNNLENVSKAVKIFTDNDGLAISPRRQTISTSGLSSQIKKLGDMDLGVLLAISLHAVNDELREKLMPINRAYNIASIMDAVRNFPIDMRKRVMFEYLMLDGVNDSLNDAKTLVKLLNGIKAKVNLIYFNPHFGSKFKRPSEENMIKFQDYMSAHGVTCTIRQSKGIDISAACGQLRERSKNESA